The DNA window GAGCTCTGATGCGCGCGTGAACGGATAAAGACTGCCGAGATTGAGCAGTAACACGACGTGGCTCTGCGTTTCTAAACGTTTCTTACAGACCTCGTCTTCGATTAGCAACTGAACGAGTTCTTCTGCTAGTTGGTCCTGCATCGTTTCCTCGATCCGCTCACCAGCGGATACATCGTCATCGAGACCAGTCAACGGTGTTCCTAGATCGACGAGGAGTTTGTACACGTCGGTCATGGGAAGTAACTCGTCGAGCCAGATCGGTTGAACGGTCATATCATCTGGTGTTTCCGGTGACTCGATGAGACCATCAGCCCATGTTTCGAGCCGATCAGCGGTTTGGTGTTCGACCGTCGGATCGACAGCAGCGATGACGAACGGGTTGCGAATCCCGTGTTGTCCGTTAGCGAACGTACGGAGCTTCTCTTTGAATTCACGATACGGCGACGAACTCCCTTGACTCATCGAATAACCACCCCCTGATCAGCTTCTTTTATTTCGAGCTCTTTTTGCTCCACGAGGCGCTCCAAACGACGGTTCAGATTCTGACGATCCGCAGGGACAGCACCGATTTGATCGACATCGTCGGGCGTTCGATCGCCAACGATCGACGACAGTCGATCGAACCGAGATCTCAGCTCGTCTAGCTCATCGACAGCGTCGGATAGTGGTCTCCGCTGTGCCACGGCGTCTGTAATCTTGATAAGTTCCTCTGTATCTGCATCAGTGGCGAACATCACGACTGCGTCTTCGATCGTTTGGAACCATTGCTGAAGGCGGCGCAGCGGCGTGATATACTCACTTTCAAACGTACTGTGGACACCGGCCGGGAGCTCCGTTGCCGGAACGATCCATGGGTGTCGCTCGATTCGATCGATCAGAGTTCGCAGGTCCCGTTCGTTGACGAACGTCTCCCAGCACCGTTCGAGTTCGGAAGCCAGATCAGGGACGAGCTTTCCAGAAAACGTGTGCCACCCGTCGGTCGTCCACCATCTGCCGTCAAAGGACGAAACGTCGGTTGAGCGCGAACCGATCGCTTTCCGGGCTTTCTCGTCGATCCAGTCGAACTGGCTGTCTCCGAACGTCAGTAGTGCATCGAGGCGATAGAGCGTCGATATCCGCCGATTCCAGACGTCAGTGACGTCCTCGATCCATTCTTGGATCTCGTTCGTTTGGTCGATGACGTCTTCGATACCATCCCCTTGTGATTTCACGATGGCGAGTCGTTCGTCAGTGGCTTCGATCCGTTCGACGAGAGTATCGACGAACGCCTCAAGCAAGTCCGTGACCTCGCCCGTTCGAACGTCGGTATCCATGACTAACGTTACGTCTTCGTACAGTCCGGTTAGCTTCGAGTCGATACGCTGATTGGTCTCTTGGAGATTGATGAGTCCATCTGTGATCGTTTCGGTCGTCTCTTTGAATCCGCCCTCTTCCAGAAGCTTTCCCAGCGGTTTTCGCGGGAGCAGTTTCAACCGCGTCGTCGACAGGTCGTCGAGATCGAGCACGGCGTCGTCTTCCAGCGTGTTTCCCCCTTCGTCGATGGGTAGCAGCCGACCCGTTCGACAGAATCCCCAAAGTAGCGCGCACAGGGCGGGTCGTGTCTCCGCGTAGAACGGCTTTCGTTCAGTGATGCAGTCAAGGATGGTGTTCATGTTGAGCCCTTCGTCCTGATCTTTCAGCTGTCGACCGGTGAGCGACAGCACGTTTCGTTGGATCGTTTGTTGCCCCTGATTCGCGTCTTGGTTCGAGGAGGGGACCTGGATGGTCCGAGCCCATCCAGGTAGGGGCTGATCACTGTCGAGTTCACGTAGCTCTTGCAGTCGACTCTCATTGACTTGGAGCATCATCGGATGGAAGTCGTCGGGGTATGCGACTGCGACTGCGACTGCGACTGCTTTGGAAAGCCCACCGATCTCCGTGCGGTCTTTCACGGAGTGTGAACCACTCATCATCGCACTCGTCAGCTTACTACGAACGGCGTTCGCGCGCTGTTGGAGATCTCGTTCGACGGCTGGTGGCGTATCGTGTATCGCGATCGCGTCGCGTAGCGCCCACCATTCGATCAGGCGCGTGCGTAGATCCTGTAACCCCTCCGTATCGATCTCCCAATAGAGGGTGTTTTCATCAGTCTGGTCCGGGGATGCATCCGGGCGAACACCGTGTATGACGACATCGATGTCTAAACCGCCCTCAGTTTCGACAGTGCTCGCAAAGTCAGTTCCATCGAGTCCAAAGTGATATGTGATGGGGTACTCGTCGCCGTAGTCACCGTAGGGAACGGACTTTGGAAGCGACAAATCTTGAGTGATCCGGTCCCAGAGATGTTCATCTAATGTTTCGATGATGTCGTCCCAGTCTGGATTAGTTTCGTTCTTTTCGGTGTCATCGTAGATGAGGCGCTCTTCTTGTGTCGCAAACCGATAACGAGGGCCGCTCTCATCCCGTGTCGGACGGATGAACTTCTGAAGGCGATCTAACGATTCCTCGACGCGATTGGTCGTGCTGATCCACGACTGGCCGTTGAGGTCGGACATTACTGCGACCGCGATGTTACCTTCGTTCAGAGGGACGATCTCGTGGACGTGCTGGAGCAGTAGCACTGCCTTTGCAACATCGAGATCGAACGCCTGGATATCGCTCTCTGCAGCATCTACTTCGTCTGCGATGTCCGTCGTCTCGTCGTCTCCATCGACGACACGCACATCTTGGGGAAGAACCTCACGAAGCTCAGGCTCGATCAGTTCGTAGAAATCGACCAGTGAAATGATCTGGTCTTCCTTACCCTCATCGACCCAATCGTCGAGCAATCCATGCATGAGTGCGAGGATTGCTCGGGCCGTTCCGGAGAAGATGGATTTCGCTGGGTCACTTGCCTCCCGACGGAGGTTAAATAGGATTTCGAGGAACAGTGGGGCGTGATACGGAAGGAATGGGTAGAACGCCACGAGTTTCTTGTCGTCGATAACGTCGAGTCGTGGCTTCGTGTTCTGCTTGATCTCGTTGTAGACGAGCGATTCGGGCGGTTTTACGGCAGCGCCATCGAGAATCTGCCGGACCGCACGTTCACCAGAATCTGATTTCTGGAAGAGCCGTCGTTTGGCGATGTCACCGACGTGCTTGCTCGGGAGCGGATACCGGTGAGGGAACCGGTCTTTGACGATACTGAAGTCAGCGCCATGCGCTGCGAATTTCGGTTGTACGTCCTCGATTTTCGCCTGTGCAGTTGCGATCAGCTGAATGGCACCCCCTCCGATATCGTCGACGTTCTCTGCGAGGGTCTGGAGTTCGGTGAGCCGCTCGAAGTTAGTTCCGATGAAGAGACTCACTTCGTCAAGCAAGAGTACAAGTTTAACTGGCTGGTCCAGAGCCTCTTCACGGGCTTGCCGGAGTGATTCGAGTCTACTGATGACTGCCTCAGGATCGATGTCCGATGGCTTGAGATCCGTATATCCGTCCCGTGTCCCCGTCACTTCTTCGAACAACTCTGGAAGCACGACATCTGACAAAGCGCCGTACTGCTGGATATCGGTCCACAAGCTGTTTGTCTCCCAGTCATGTTTCGGTGCATTCGGTGTCACTTCTTCGACCACTGATGCAGCTCGTCGTTGTCGTTCGGACCATGCCTCGGTCGTTCGGTACCAATCTTCGAAGTACGCGACGTCAAGCTGGGAGGACAATCCGGTGGCGATGTCGTCGTCTACCCCCGTCAGAACCGGGTTCCCATGGGCGTGTCGGAGAACGATTTCACTAAAGCTACGTTGTTTCTGTCCCTGATATTTCAGGAGGTTCACCGAGACGGGAATGACGTGGTAGGCAGCATGCACTCGTTCCCATCGTTCATGGAGATCGCCAAGCTCGCTGTCCACCGACTCATCGGAGACGAGATCGTTCCAAACCTCAGGGTGCCGAGACTGGAGCCACGCCGAATCCATCAATCCGTCGAGAACGGTCAGTAAGTGGCTTTTTCCACTTCCGTAGTATCCGTAGAGCCAGTAGTTGGATCCCGTCCGCATATCCTCCGCTTCGTCAAGTAATCGATCAACGAAGTCATCGAGGAAACGCTGAGAATCAGCCGTCACGTGGTATGACTCGATTGCTTCCTTTCGGTGTTGGTTTCCGCCTTGTGAGCGTCGCTCCCGGTCGATACGCACGGACTCCTCGAAATCTTCTGGTAAGTCATCAAACCAGTTCGTATCGATCACGACTTAGCACCCCCAATGATCCACGAATACGTCCTCTCACACGGCCGCAGTTGATGACGTGCGTGTAGTTCGACCCATTCCCACGCGTTCGTGTCGGCTGCTCTATCGTACAGCTCCGCCCAGCGCTCGTTCGGTTGGAACAAGTAGAGCAGGCCGTTGGGAGAAGTGAACCAGTGTTCGCCGCCTTCTTCGTAGGAGTATCCCATCGCGACGAGAAGCGGACTATCTCCCACTGACGGTACTTCTCCAACGATGGCCTGCTGGTCTTCGAGAACCCCGATTTCACGCATAACCGATCTGAATCCCTCACACCAGCGTTCGATCGTCGAATCAGCGTAATCGAACGAGGTACCGTCAGCATACTCTAACTGATCGAGAATCGATGTGAGGGCTTCGTTCGAGAAATCGAGCGCGTTCGGTTTGCTCGCTGAAAATCGAGAGACGTATTCGTGGATGACATAACGAACGAGCGCATCATCGGCAGCCAAATACAGATAGAGTATCTGTGCCTTGTCACGCGCAGTCGTACAGGAATCAAACACTGTCGGGAGCGACCCGGGATTAGGAAGACTCGGTGGAGCGTTCTTGAGTCGCGACGTCAGAATTCGGTATATCTTCTGCGCACTCCCTCGTGTGCTACGGTTTGAAAGACGATTTTCGAACCAAACCTGCTTGACATCGTTCCAGTTCCCATACGTATCGTAGAGGCGAACGAGCTCTTCGGCTCGGGTAACGTGGAGTCCACACATGGTCAAATCCATATTCACGTCCTCCGATGAGAGCTGAGGAGCGAAAGTGGGACCGGGTGTTTTCCCACCATCGAATGCGATGTCCATACGACGATGAACTAAATCGACCCACTTTACTGTTCGTCATCGAGGAACACCCACCGTATCATGGAATCCGAACGGAAATCCATTCATCGAGCTCCATGGACGGGCATGTGCCTAGGCGAGCCGAGCGAGCAAGCGTTTACGCAGTATGAGCAAGCACGGAAGCACGGTCATACACGCGATGAACGCATAAACGATACTGAGTCCAGTCACGATACCGAACCGCTGTAGCGGTGGTGACAGCGCTAGTGCTAGCACGCCGAAGCCAGCAGCTGTCGTTACTGCACTGCCGAGCAATGCTCCGCCGGTTCCTGTGAGTGCCGTCGTCAGTGTGTCTGCGAGTGAGTCGTGTCGAGCGCGTTCGTCGACGAATCGTTCGCTGACGTGGATGCTGTAATCCACACCAAGCCCGATCGCCAGACTCGTGATAACGACAGTTTCGCTGTTGAACGGAACGTCGAGTACGGCCATCGTTCCGAGTAACCATGCGAGAGCGATGACCACGGGGACGAGCGTTAGGACACCCAGCCCTGGCGCACGGTACCGCCACCAGTACAGCCCGACGAGAAGAGCAAGGATGACACCAAGCGTGATAGCGAACCCTTCGATGAGGGTTTCGAACAGCCCACTCTGAACGACTGCGGTGATGACCGGGCCGCCCGTTGCGACCGCTGTTACCGGTGTGGTTTCTTCGATCGACGCTGCGACGTCCCGAACATCGCCTGCGACCGACTGCGCCGAAGCGTTGCCCTGCACGCCGACGATCAGGCGAGCGGATTCGTACGAACCATTGTCCGCCCTGTAGAGCACCGAAGAGGCTTGGTCGGGAGCGGTTTCGAACACGAGATCATAAACCGCCTCGACATCCCGATTCGGGAGACCATCACCGTTCGTGTCACGTGTTTCGATCGCGGTGGCGACCGTCTGATTTTCGGCAGCGACACTGCGAATGACGGACGCTGGACTCTCGATCGCGGCGCGTCCATCACTACCAACGACGATCGTCCCACTGCGGTCCGTGTTGTGGGTTACGTCATCTGTGGCGGTGAGCAACGTCGGTGCAGTCACGTCGCCGCGTATCAGTATCTGCCCCTCCGCGTTCTGTCCGCGTTGGCGGAAGTTGTCGCTCAGATAATCGAGGTTTTCACTCACCTCGTAATCACCGGGTGCGAACGGTCCCGGGAGGGAATTCATCCATTCCGGCGCATCCTGTGGGATGAAATCGGCTTGGTTGAACTCCGTATCGATGCCTGTTGCACCATAGACACCTGCGGAGGCAAGCACCACCGAAACCACGAGGACGACGATGGGTACACGCTGGACGAGCGTCGAGACGCCCGAAAGAATACGGTTTAATCGTCCCGAGCCAATGCCGACAGCGGGAGTATGCCGGTCACGGTTACAGCGCTCGAACAACTGTTCGAGTTCGAGCTTGATGGCTGGTATGAGTGCCCCAAAGACGAGGAATATGGCGACGATGCCGACACCACTCAGGATAGCGAAATCCTGAATCGATCCCAGTGGACTGATGTAGTTCGAGAAAAAGCCGACGGCCGTCGAGAACGCGGCAGTCACCAACGCAAGAACGACGCCAGCAATCCCGATATTCATTGCAGACGTGGGATCTCGCCGATCGATAGACTCATCATTGCCGTCGAGCACGCCTTCTCGTGCCTCCCGATAGCGCATGACGACGTGTAACGAATAGTCAATACTGAGACCGATGAGTAAGAACGGCACGGCGATGAGCGTCGAATTCGACGGTATTCCGAGCCACCCCTGTATGCCAGTGTACCAGACCATCACGACGCCAATTCCAAAGACGCTCACGAGCACGTCCATGAGATCACGGTAGGCGATGGTCAGAACGACGAGGAGGAGGACGATTGCAACAGGTGTGATGATGATGAACGTATCACCGATAGCCTGTGAGGATTCCGCATCGATGATACCCTGTCCGAACACGAACGCGTCGGTAAACTGCTTATCGACCAGCGAATCGATAGCAACCTGAGCGTCGTTCACCGTCTGGGTAGTGGCGTCCACCTCACTCGGATTCTGCTGAAAAACGAGCGTTGTTCTGGCTTCCGCAGTGGTCGTCCCCGATTTATACCCCGTTGACAGGAACTCGGTTGGATTGCTGCCTGAAACGGTCCCATTCGAGTCGAGGATGCGACTAAGATACGTCTCAACTTGCTCGTCGGAGCTGGATTCGAGGGCTGCGATCTGCTGATCGAGGGTCGGTGATGACTGCTGACCTGGCCTTGAAGCCGCTGTCGTAGAATCGTTTTCGGGGTCCGATGTGGGTGCTTGGTCGGCCTGTTCGTGAGCGTACGCGACGTTTGCAACCACGTTTTCGATGCCGATCATCCCCGTTTCGTTACGAAGCGTCGCGTTAATGGACTCGTTTTCACGGAGTTCCTGTTGCAGGCGGAGACTTCGTAGCAATGATTCACGCGTGAGGATGTCACTCCCTTCGTCTCTGACGACGACTTGTGCAACGACAGCATCGTCGGCACCGTACGTCGAATCGATCCGATCGAGTGCCGTCTGCTCTGGGGAATCGATACCGGCCTGTCCGATCTGTCCCTCCTCAGTCGTGCCAACGACAGAACCCACACCAACGACAGTAGTAACAACGAGCAACAGAGCGATTATCAGTCTGCTGTGTGATGTGAGTAGCTCCGCGTACCGAGACGTGAGCTTCTCACTCATCGATCACTGCCACCTCTGATTACGGCCGGTTACTGAGTTCGGTCGACTGATTGAGGGATCTCGCCAGTTCATACGCGCTCTCGGAGGACGACTAATAAAGAGTGATGGACGGTTCCCAGAATGTGGAACAACTGAATGTTGCTTGGGTGTTTCCGTTCACGTATTGGCGTTTGGTAGAATACACACGGTATCTAGGTCTCATAGAGCCCAACGATCATCACAACGAATCTGATTCGTGTCAACAATATTGTGCAGGGTACGTCGATTGAGATGGTGTAGAAATCATGTTTTGAAACACTCACCACCGCTGAATACACACTCCCTACTGACGGAAAAACTGCTCGGCTGCTTCGGCATCCCGACCGATGTCTACTCCCGTTTTGGGACCCTCAGATCACTTAGTACAGCGTAAACTCGGTCTGTCGTTGCTCCGCGCCGTAGTACGCCGCAACGATCTCCGTTTCTTTTTCATCTGCGTCCATCTTCGGGACGGTCCGTGTTGTTACTGACAGTGTGAGCGGAGCAGTATCAAACGGCGATGGTTCTACCTCCACCGTCGATGGGCCGATCGGTTCGACTGTCAACGAGAGGCGTCCGTCAGCAGTAGGTGTAGGTACTGGTCCAACCTCTGTACGGCCGAGTTCCGACGCTCCACAGAAGTACAATGAGAGCACGTCGAACGTTTGAAGCAGGAGATAATTCGTCCAGAGTCGGCTTTCCTCAGGGGTCGAGTTCGCCTCCTCAGCATCACCAGTCTCGTGCAGTCTCGAAAGAAACTCCTGTTCGTCTGGATCCGTGTATGAGCTGTAGCGACCGTCCTGCAGATCCGCAAGGAGATCGCGCTGGAACTGCTCTTGGTCGGCGACGAACGACTCATACGGTGGGCCATCCGAGAGATCGGGGATCGATGGGCGGGCCCCATAGCCGCCTCGACGTAAGCCTGTCGCGTGCATTGAGGTTAATAACCCTGCATAAGCGTCAACTTCAGCAACCGCCTCGATACCGTAAGTATAGAATTCCACCCACTCCTCACCAGGGACGTTGGTGAAATTCCTCGGTGTCCCGTCGTCGTCGATGTGAGGGCGCAGATCGTAGCTCCGCCAGCCGTGATCGTGGTGTTCGGCTGCAAGACAGACCGCCGAATGGGGAGCAGGCTGGTCGAACTCGTCGTTACCCCAGTGGGCTGCCAGCCGTCCAGAGAGAGTTGCATGATCCGGTTGCGTAACGAACTGATAGCCGTCACCAGCCTTTGTAATGATCATCACTACTTGTTTCTTGGAGAGTGAGTATAACTCTCCGGGTGCGAGCGTTGAGCTGGTGTGTCCCCGAGGATCTCTCAGAAGGATCGTGAAGTAACCCCCTGCGGATATGGGCTGCCTTATGAGACCAGATATCCGTTTTGCTGTCGTCGCAATCGAACGTATCCTCGTGGGTCTCGTGCACAAACAGAGCCCATCGATCATCGCGGACGTCCGAACATCCGATATAGCATCAGTTTTATTATGAGGGTTGTGAGTGACACCAGGAAATTGGCTAAGAGCAGCATTAGCTAGCGCTGCAACAAGGCATGTTTATGATTTGTCGAGGTGTGCGTACTTAACATAGTGGCCGATAGTAAAAGTGATGAACCGTATGAAAACTTTCGACTGTGGTACGCTCATCGATGGGATAGCTGATGAACCGATACGAGACGCAGTTGTTCTCGTCAAGGACGGGATCATTGAAGAGATTGGCCCTCAAGAGTCGGTCTCCGTACCGGACAACGCAGAGCAAATCGACCACTCCAATGAAATCGTTATCCCCGGCTTGATCGACGCGCACGTGCATCTCACCGGCAAGCAGTCGATGAATCCGTTTCAGGCACTGACGACTGGAAGGGTTGAAAGCGCTGCTCGTGCAACTGCCGACTGCCGAAAGCTCCTCGACGCGGGCTTCACCACTGTCCGTGATGTTGGCAGTGGAACAGCTCTTGGACTCAAAGCAGCAATCAATACAGGTGATATCCCCGGTCCACGCGTCTTCTCTAGCGGGCCGCCTATCAACCAGACCGGTGGTCACATAGACGCCCATTTCCTTCCTATCGAATGGCTTGATATCGACCAGAGTCCGCATACCCGGTCGAACTGGTTCAGCGATCGAATTCTTGCGGATGGTCCCGCCGAATGTCGAAAAGCAGCACGTCGAAACATCAGAGAAGGCGTCGACCTCTTGAAAATCGCGACGACCGGTGGAGTACTATCGGAAAAGGATCATCCTCAACAACAGCAGTATACGGACGATGAGATCGCAGTAATCACGGACGAGGCTCATCGTGTCGGGATCGATGTCGCCTCCCACGCCCAAGGGAGTGAGGGAGTTAAATCCGCCCTGCGCAACGGGGTCGACACGATCGAACACGGTTTCTATTTGGATGACAAGGCAATTGAGATGATGTTGGAGACCGACGCTACGTTCGTGCCGACACTCTCGGTGATGCACCAGATTGTTACTGAGGGATCAGACCATGGCATGCCGGAGTACGGGCTCCGAAAGGCTCGCGAAGCCTGGGAAGCGCACATTGAGTCCACTCAATCGGCGTATGAGGCCGGCGTGCCAATCGCCCTTGCGACGGACTTCCTCGGTAACGAATTCACGCCTTACGGGACGGAAAATTTGCTTGAGGCTGAATTGTTCGTTGAGGAAATCGGTATGACCGAAATGGACGTTGTCAAGGCCGCAACAAGCGTCGCAGCCCGTACGATTCCTGACGACCGTGTCGGTGGGATCAAACCCGGCAATCACGCTGATTTCGTAGCGATCGACACCGATCCTCTGTCGGACATCAGTGCGCTTCGCAAAACGAACACTGTCTACAAGGGGGGACTCCCGGGGGAGGCATCCGCACCGTCGTATCGAGAGAAGCAATAACACAATCCGGTTCCTCTCTTCCTTATCAACAGCAGTCGGGTAGGTGGACTTATCACGTACAGACACTTATGAAATCCAGATCGTCGGCGCGGTTCTGTTATATGGTACTGCGATGGGTTGGTCCCCGACGAGCCTCAATACTGTCGAGTGGATGCCCTCGTCGATCGTAGCACTGTACCAAGATCCAAGATGGCAGATACGTTCGGTTAGAGAAAACCGATGCCCGTTTCAAGATCAGTTGTCAGAGGGAGGTGGCCCTTCGCTGCTGCTGTCGCCGCTTGATCTGCATACGCTGTTGTAATCGGAAGGCGAGTTGTCGTATTTGCGACGCCTATGTGGCATTGGGTGAGAAGATAGATTTGCCGAACTAGCGTCTCGATATTTGTGGTACCGTGCTTACGTGCTACAGTAATCGGTCGAGGCGTCCCTGTCGTTCCTTTAGCAAGCGGTTCTGGATAGCCATAGGTCGCTACATACGCGAGATTTTGTTCATCGTTGATACAGGCAATTCCCTTGTCGGGATTTGCGAACCCCTCTTGATTCACGATTCGAGCAGGCGCTTGCTTACGGATTTCGACGACATCGTACGAGATTCCATCTCTCTCAAGGAGTTCAAGGGCTGGTTCGATTGGATCATTCATGAAGCCATCTCGGTGGATAATAATATGGTCTGGCGTGCCACGACAGTGCTCTTCGTACCCCAATAAGGATTGACGGGTGATTCGCCGAAGCGCCGATGCAGGGATACGTTCACCCGTTTGGGGACCAGTGTGTGCATATCCGAGCACAGCACCTTCGTTCGTAATCGCCGTTACAGAAGCCCCAACCCTGATGCCATCTTGTAGACCGTCGTCATCGTCGTCGAAATACTGGCCAACATCGAATGCAAGATAGAGATCGGCATCACCTGGAAGCGAGTCCTCTACAGTGAACGGGATACCACCAGCAGCGCTAACCAGCCCTAACGCGATGTTCTTGTGATATCCTGTTTCTTTCATCGACTTTCTGTCGATCATCTGCGAGTGTAGCCCTTTCTCAGCAAATACCTCTTTCAGTTCGTCGTAGGGCTGGTAGAATTTGGTGATCGCACTTTTCTCGGGAGGCAGAACCACGAGAGCAGCGTCGAAACCGTGATCGGTCGGAAGCTGACGTCCAACTTGAATATCAACGTCACCAGGGGCCTCGCTTTTGGGGGTCGGACTAAACGTAATAGCCTCTATAGAGTCTGGCTCGGCACCCATTGATCGGAGTTTTCGTGAGAACACGTTCCAAAACGAGTCGGCACGTTCACCTTCTAGCTGCTGGGGGTACACGTAGAGGACATTGAACGACGCGGGGGGTTCGTAGACGCCTTTACTCTCGACTTCCTTTGGATGCGAACCGGTACGTCCGTCCTCGAATGTGAGAACATCGTTCATCTCGTACAGCTGCTCAACACGGAGATGATCATCACCAGTAAACAACGGAGCATCAACAGAGAATGAGATCTCTGTTTTATCAAATGCGATGTCGCCGATCTGTTGGGCAAATTCAACAGCATTTTCGACGCGGGCAGATGCTGCGCGCCGCATACGTGGCTGGGCTTCAGACCAGAACTCCTCATCGAACTGCGAGAGATTCTCGGTATGACCCTGAAGAGCGAGTAGTTCCTGCGGAAATATCTGCTGATTCCCCGATCCCATCGGATAGGCGGAAATGACACGCCGGTTCATACGCTCGATCATCGCAACGGTATCGTCGTCAACTAACGGGTTCTTGTTACGATGGTAATCGACCACGCTTGTTTCAGCATCGATCACGGGATCAGTCGCATGTTCGGCCTGCACGCAGCCGAGTCTATACCCCCGACCGTTGTAGGTCGTAACGAGTCGAAGCCCTGGATAGAGACGCTGGTTATCGATCTTGTCAAGGGTATATTTCGTCTCAACCCGCGTTTTTGGATTGACGTGGAGATAAACTTGGCCAGATGCCATAACTGTAATCGCGCAGTCAAACCGCTCGTATAGATGAAAATTTCCTGTACCAGCCTGGATTGGTATCGGCTCACTCTTGAGAATCTTATTCATTGAATGAACAATGAACCCTTGTTCCACCACTTGCTGTTTAAACGCCTCCTCTACGAGACGACGGATTTGCTCTCGTTCGGCGCGATCCAAGAGATTCAGTGTTCGTTCTCCAGCTGATTTCAGCTCTCGAACGCCATCACTCTCAAGAGTTCCGTCGCCAGGAATCGGCTGAAGAGCTACGATTTCGAGATCTCCAGCATATGCCATCGGCGGTGCATGGTCGTCATACTTTTCGCGAATCTCACGCATCGCAGTGTATGCTCGCTGCCGCCGATCATCTTCTGACTGCGCTTGTTCGTCCATAGTGATGAGGACGTCATACACATACGTCGGAACGTCGTCAATCCGCTGGTTTGAAGGATAGACTGTTAATCCGTGGCCACTGGTCGATAGGTTACACGTGTCAGTGAGTGCATCCTCGATTGCTTCCTCATCGTACTTTGCTGAGGAATGACTGCTAGTATTGGTAGATTCCGCTTGCTCGGCTGCCGTCTGGCTCTCGGACGAATTCTCGTCCGTTCTCGTCGACGGATCCTGTTTTCCATCGTCGTTGTTTCCTGGTGGTTTGTACTCGACTGGAACACTGACATCGAACTCGGACTCGAACGCCTCGATACTTGCTGGAGTCAGTTCAATCGTCCATGCACTTATTTCGGGATTCCATCGACGGTGGGTCGTGTCCCACGGGAGACTCTTGATCCGGTTTTTGGTGTCCTCATCGTAGTCAAACTTGATCGTCAATTTTTCACCATATTCATCTGTGGTTTGATCATATTCGAACTT is part of the Halocatena salina genome and encodes:
- a CDS encoding BREX protein BrxB domain-containing protein, with the translated sequence MSQGSSSPYREFKEKLRTFANGQHGIRNPFVIAAVDPTVEHQTADRLETWADGLIESPETPDDMTVQPIWLDELLPMTDVYKLLVDLGTPLTGLDDDVSAGERIEETMQDQLAEELVQLLIEDEVCKKRLETQSHVVLLLNLGSLYPFTRASELLDELDRRNVKSTIGIPFPGDVVGGKLSFFGGKSRHYYPAHQIDGQIREVHLQR
- a CDS encoding BrxA family protein, yielding MDLTMCGLHVTRAEELVRLYDTYGNWNDVKQVWFENRLSNRSTRGSAQKIYRILTSRLKNAPPSLPNPGSLPTVFDSCTTARDKAQILYLYLAADDALVRYVIHEYVSRFSASKPNALDFSNEALTSILDQLEYADGTSFDYADSTIERWCEGFRSVMREIGVLEDQQAIVGEVPSVGDSPLLVAMGYSYEEGGEHWFTSPNGLLYLFQPNERWAELYDRAADTNAWEWVELHARHQLRPCERTYSWIIGGAKS
- a CDS encoding efflux RND transporter permease subunit, producing MSEKLTSRYAELLTSHSRLIIALLLVVTTVVGVGSVVGTTEEGQIGQAGIDSPEQTALDRIDSTYGADDAVVAQVVVRDEGSDILTRESLLRSLRLQQELRENESINATLRNETGMIGIENVVANVAYAHEQADQAPTSDPENDSTTAASRPGQQSSPTLDQQIAALESSSDEQVETYLSRILDSNGTVSGSNPTEFLSTGYKSGTTTAEARTTLVFQQNPSEVDATTQTVNDAQVAIDSLVDKQFTDAFVFGQGIIDAESSQAIGDTFIIITPVAIVLLLVVLTIAYRDLMDVLVSVFGIGVVMVWYTGIQGWLGIPSNSTLIAVPFLLIGLSIDYSLHVVMRYREAREGVLDGNDESIDRRDPTSAMNIGIAGVVLALVTAAFSTAVGFFSNYISPLGSIQDFAILSGVGIVAIFLVFGALIPAIKLELEQLFERCNRDRHTPAVGIGSGRLNRILSGVSTLVQRVPIVVLVVSVVLASAGVYGATGIDTEFNQADFIPQDAPEWMNSLPGPFAPGDYEVSENLDYLSDNFRQRGQNAEGQILIRGDVTAPTLLTATDDVTHNTDRSGTIVVGSDGRAAIESPASVIRSVAAENQTVATAIETRDTNGDGLPNRDVEAVYDLVFETAPDQASSVLYRADNGSYESARLIVGVQGNASAQSVAGDVRDVAASIEETTPVTAVATGGPVITAVVQSGLFETLIEGFAITLGVILALLVGLYWWRYRAPGLGVLTLVPVVIALAWLLGTMAVLDVPFNSETVVITSLAIGLGVDYSIHVSERFVDERARHDSLADTLTTALTGTGGALLGSAVTTAAGFGVLALALSPPLQRFGIVTGLSIVYAFIACMTVLPCLLILRKRLLARLA
- a CDS encoding DUF3891 family protein — protein: MIITKAGDGYQFVTQPDHATLSGRLAAHWGNDEFDQPAPHSAVCLAAEHHDHGWRSYDLRPHIDDDGTPRNFTNVPGEEWVEFYTYGIEAVAEVDAYAGLLTSMHATGLRRGGYGARPSIPDLSDGPPYESFVADQEQFQRDLLADLQDGRYSSYTDPDEQEFLSRLHETGDAEEANSTPEESRLWTNYLLLQTFDVLSLYFCGASELGRTEVGPVPTPTADGRLSLTVEPIGPSTVEVEPSPFDTAPLTLSVTTRTVPKMDADEKETEIVAAYYGAEQRQTEFTLY
- a CDS encoding metal-dependent hydrolase family protein, whose amino-acid sequence is MKTFDCGTLIDGIADEPIRDAVVLVKDGIIEEIGPQESVSVPDNAEQIDHSNEIVIPGLIDAHVHLTGKQSMNPFQALTTGRVESAARATADCRKLLDAGFTTVRDVGSGTALGLKAAINTGDIPGPRVFSSGPPINQTGGHIDAHFLPIEWLDIDQSPHTRSNWFSDRILADGPAECRKAARRNIREGVDLLKIATTGGVLSEKDHPQQQQYTDDEIAVITDEAHRVGIDVASHAQGSEGVKSALRNGVDTIEHGFYLDDKAIEMMLETDATFVPTLSVMHQIVTEGSDHGMPEYGLRKAREAWEAHIESTQSAYEAGVPIALATDFLGNEFTPYGTENLLEAELFVEEIGMTEMDVVKAATSVAARTIPDDRVGGIKPGNHADFVAIDTDPLSDISALRKTNTVYKGGLPGEASAPSYREKQ